The Laspinema palackyanum D2c sequence GAGTGCCAATCCAATTCAACAATTCCTGCGCTTTAGAATCCGGGCGACGGGAGGCAGTTTCTGCCCAGGTTTGTAGTTCATCGAGAATTTCCCGTTCCCGAGAAGTCAGTGCTCTAAATAACCGCGTTGTTGTCACAATTGCATCTTCCGTCGATTCCTCATATAAGGCATCATCGGCAAAATCTTCCTCCATTTCCTCTAACTGCCGTCGTAAAATTCCGGCGCTAGTTATCCCCACGGTCCGACTACTTTTCCGTTGGGCATTTTGCAAGGAAATTTGATGCTGTTGCAAGGTACTTAAAAACGCAGCGGGACAAGAAAATAACCGCTTTTTCAACAATTTTAAAACAAACTCTGTGGCCGATAATTCCATTTTATCGGTTGCCTGTTTGCGCCGCCTCATAGTATAATCATTTAATAACTCATTGGCGCGTTTTTCTTCAGGAGAATAGTCCACCGGAATTGCAGCTAATTTGCGTTCTGCAAACCGAGGTGTGCCATCCCACCGAGGGGGCAGTTCTCGTTTTAACCGGCGGACCATCACCACTTGCAACTGATTTCGGTCCGGAGTAATTCCTCGGGCAAATCGTTGGGAATCGAGTAACTCTAATAACGCCGTAAAACTTTCTAAATAGCCATTGTGAGGCGTGGCAGTGAGAAACAACTTATGCTCAAAATGAGGCACTAATAAGCGAATCGCCGCAGTACGTTGGGAATCCACCGCATAGAGACCCCCACCGGACGGGGCAATATTGTGCGCTTCATCCACAATCAGTAAATCAAACCGACGGGGATAAACCGATTCCCCAGAGGCGGGTAATGCCTCCTGCATCAACCGGCGGGGGCGATCGCGTTTCAGAAAATCAATGGAAGTAATCAAGCGGGGAAAATGCTGCCAGGGATTAATATGCAATCCTCGCTGACGGCGCAATATTCGCATCAAATCGCTGTTGACAATGCGGAAATCCAGGCCAAATTTATCCCGCATTTGTTCCTGCCACTGCACCTGCAACGAAGAGGGACAGACAATCAAAATCCGCCGCGATCGCTGCCGCAAAATCAACTCCTGCGCCACCAAACCCGCCTCAATAGTTTTCCCCAATCCCACATCATCGGCAATCAACAAATTCACCCGAGGCATTTGAATCGCCCGAATCACCGGATCAAGTTGATAATCTTCAACATCAATCCCACTTCTAAACGGAGACTGAACCGATCGCAACTCCGCCTTAGAAGAGGCCCCCCACCGCACCGCATCTAAAAACGCCGTTAACCGTTCGGGCGTATCAAACCCACTGGGATAGGGCAGTTCCATCTTTTCATAGACAATCGCCCCCGGTTCCAACTCCCAGATTACCTGTAACTCTTCCCCCAAACCCTCATCTTCCAGAGAGGAGAGACTCACGAGATGATGTAACTTCCGGGTAGGCGATCGTAAAACATCCACCGGCAAGGTAGAGGTGTGTACATCAGTCACCGCAAAGCGCCTTCCCCGAACTTCTACCAATTGTCCCGGTTCAGGAATCGCGGCGATCGCCGTCGGATGAGTCATCACCATTCATTCTCTCCTATAGTTTAATACCTTTGCCAAAACAAGGGAGAGCCAATGTAGTACAATAGTGGTTTGCTATAACAACCCTTAAAATCTACATCAGGCCATAGAAGTCATCTTAGCAGAAAGGGTGTTCCATCAAGATGATTCATTCATGAGTCAGTAGAAACGTTTGTAGTAACCCCTTCAGGGGTTGCCTTAAGATGACGGGGGTGAAGGAGTCACTACGAACGATACGATGAAGTTTCCAGAAATGGTATGATAGGAACTGTGATTGCACTGATTTGGGACTCCTTTCCATGCGACTAATCCACACGGCAGATTGGCATTTGGGACGACGTTTAAAAGGGATAGACCGAACAAGAGAAATTGCTGGAGTGTTACAGCAAATCCTCGCTTATGCCATTGAATGGGAGGTGGATGCGGTCCTGATTGCCGGGGATATTTTTGATGCGCCGAATCCCCCCGCTTATGCGGAACGGGTGGCATACGAGTTTTTTTGTGGATTACAATCTGCCGGAATTCCCGCAGTGGCGATCGCCGGAAATCATGACTCAGCAACTCGCATTGATGGACTGGCGACGTTACTCTCTTTAGCAGGAATTCGGGCATTAGGAAAACCGCGCCGAGGGGATGACGGTGGAGTGATTACCTTAGAGACCAAAAGCGGTCCATTGTGTGTCGGGGCGATGCCATTTGCGTCAGAACGGACGATGTTAAATGCTCACGCCCTTTGGACTCAAGATGAAGTGGTCCAACGGCAAAGTTATCGGGAAATTGTGGCCGATTTATTTGCGGATTTGACCCAGGGATTTCGAGGCGATCGGGTGAATGTGCTGATGGGGCATTTAGCAATGGATGGGGCGCGGTTGGCTCACTCAGAAGTTGCCTATTACACCCAGGATACTTATGCCTTGGGTGAGCAAATTTTACCCCCTGAAGCCCAATATATTGCCCTGGGACATATTCATATTCATCAACAAATCAAAGCCAGTTGTCCAACCTATTATTCCGGTTCTTTGATTCAAATTGATTTCGGTGAAGCGGAACAAGAGAAGGGATTTTGTTTAATTACCGTGGAACCGGGAAGTCCAGCAGAAGTAGAATTTATTCCCGTTGTCTGTCAGAAGCCTTTAAAGGTGCTTTGGTGTCAGGGGGATACCTTGAATGATACCTTGGAATCCTATCAGTATCATCCGGGATTTCTCAAGGTGATGGTTAGATTAGACAGTCCTCAGTTAGGACTCGCCGATCGCGTCCGGCAAATTTGTCCCCAAGCATTACAAATTCAACCGCTTTATCCCGAGGCAACGGTTAATTCTGGGCAGCGGATTCGGGACAGTAATTCATTTGACCCGGTAGAGGAATTTGGTCACTATTATCGGGAACGGTTGGAAACCACGCCGGATCCGGTGGTGGTTCAGGAATTCCAGAATTTATATCATAAATTGAAGGAGAAAAACCCGGTTTAAAAGGAGTGGGAGCGTCTCGCTCCCTCATCCTACAACAAGGGAGCGAGACAAGGTGCTTCCTCAATTTTAATTAAGTTTGGCCCGATTCGCGCTCGTTAAACCCCCTCCCAATTGTCCAAATTTACGATAAAATCACCCCATTTTTATGCGACCTCTTGAACTGTCTTTAGAAGGATTTACCAGTTTTCGCCGGGAACAAACTTTAGACTTCTCGGAACTGGATTTGTTTGCCATTACTGGGGCAACTGGGGCGGGAAAATCTTCCTTGCTGGATGCCATGACTTATGCCCTTTATGGGACAACTTCCCGGACCTCTCAAGCAGGGGAATTAGTCAGCCAAGGGGCAACCACTTTAAAGGTGCAATTGCGCTTTTCCGTGAGTTTAGGAGAATACCGAATTACCCGAACTTGGCGATATCGTCCCAGTACCCCCGTGACGCAAGTCTTATTAGAAAGAGTACAGGCAGATGGCAGTTGGGAAACCCTGGAAACGAAGGAACGGGAAAGCAAAAAGGCCATTACCGAAATTCTAGGCATGGATTTCGATACCTTTACCCGGGTTATTTTGTTACCCCAAGGACAATTTGATGAGTTTTTAAAAGGAAATACCGGGAAGCGTCGGGAAATTTTGCGGCAATTGGCGGGGTTTGAAATTTTTGAGCGGATGCGGAAGGAAACGAATGATTTAGCCCGATTATTAAAGCAGGAATTGGCAACCATTGAGCGACAAATTGCGGATTTGGACGTGCCGGATGCGATCGCCATTCAAGGACAGCGATCGCAATTAGCCAGCTTAGAAACTGAAATTCCGGTCCTGAATCAAGGGGTGTTAACCGCCCAAACCTTGTTAGAGGCGGAAGAACGGTTATTTGAGCAGTTGGAACGTCTCACGAAGTTTCAGCGCCAATTTGCCGAACTGAACCAGAAACAACCGGAAATCACCGCCCTGAGTGAACGCTTGGCCCGGTCCCAAGTGGCCGATCGCCTCCAAGGGGATTGGGCATTGGTTCAGGAGGCTCGCACTCAAGATAAATCAGCCACCAATCAGGCTCAAAAAGCCGCCACTAACTTAACCCAAGCGGAAACCCAATTCCAGGCAGAACAACAAAAACTAGCAGAAGTGAGGGCAGAAGCAGCCGCCCTCGCCCCGCAAATTGCCGCCCGGGAGGAAGCCTTAGCCCAAGCGAAAGCCTACGAGGAACAGCGGCAACAGTTGGAACGTGAGGTGGCGATCGCCACTACCCAATCCCAGCAAAAACAGCAACAGCAACAAGCGGCACAGCAGGAACTCAGCCAAGGGGAAGCGCAAGTCAAAGCAGCAACGGTGCAGGTTTCCCTCACAACCGATGCACTGCAACAACACCAGCCCGCAGGGGACCGTTTAGAACGTCTCACAACCATTGCCCCGTTATTGGTGGAATGGACCCTGGGGGAAAAGCAACGGAAACAGCAAGCCAAAGCCCTGGATCAAGTGAGTCGGGACCGGGCAACAGGCGATCACACCTATCAAGCCGCCCTGACGCACTTACAACAGGCACAACAGGCGATCGGGCAAATCACCCAGGAGATTGCTGCCGGAGAAACTGCCAACGCCGAATCCACGAAATCCAACCATGCTGCCGCCTTACGCCTATCCCTGGAGGCGGGAGAAACCTGCCCCGTCTGTGGCGGCATCCATCCCGACTCGGAAGCCGAATTACCCCCCTTACCGGCGATCGCCTGGGTGGATCTGACTGCCTTACAAACCCAAGCAGCAACAGCAACACAAGCCTTGCAAACTGCCCAACTGAATGCCACCAAAGCCGAATCTGCCCTAGAAAATCTCACCCAGAAACAGCGAGAAATCCAGGAACAATTCGCCACCCTCACTCAGCAGCAACAGGGGTTAACCCAACAGATTGCCGCAGTCTTACAACAGAGTGAGAGTGAGGAACTGGATGCAATCGCCCTCCAGCAGGAACGACAAGCCCTAGAAAGGCGCGATCGGGCTTACCGAGAAGCAGCAGCAGCCTATCAACAAGCCCTCACCCGCCTGGAAACCGCCCAACAAGCCCGAGATTTTTGCGATCGCACCTATCAAACCGCCCTCACCGACGCCCAATCTGCCACCGAGGAACTCACCCGACGACAGCAAAACCTCCAAGACGTGCGAGAAAAACTGGCAGCCATGACGGAGGGATTATCCTATCAAGTTCTCGCCCAAACCTTAGCCGAACAAAAACAAACCCTCAGCAACCGCATTTCCGCCGCTGAAACCGCCCATCAAACCGCCGAAAATCGTGTTATTCAAGCCCGAGAAACCGCCCACCAAACACAGGTAGCTGCTGAATCTGCCCAAGCCAAACATCAGCAATATCAGACTCGGTGGCAGCAGCAATTACAAGCAGCTAATTTAACCGAACCCACCTTTCTCACCGCCCTTGCCTCCCCAGAGGAACAGGCGAAATGGCAACAGAAAATCACCCATCATCGCGAAACCACCATTGAACTATCCACTCGCATCGCTGACTTACAAACCGAGATAGGCGATCGCACCACCGATGCCCGCCAGTTGCAACAGCGACAACAAGTCAAACAAACCGCCGAAAAACAGTTAAAAACCGCCCAAGATAAACGAGTGGAATTATCCACCTGGATACAATCGGCGGAACAGAAACAAGCGCAGTCCGAAAAACTCCTAACGGAACAACAAACCGTCAGCAAAAACTACGATGTCTACCATATTTTAGCCCAAAACCTCAAAACCAACGAATTTCAATCCTATATTTTAGAACATTTAGAATCAGAATTAGTCGCCCGGGCAACCTTACTGTTAAAAGAACTCACCGAATCCCGCTATGCCTTGCAAATGCAAGAAGGAGAATATTGGGTGGAAGATAATTGGAATGGCGGCGAACTGCGACGAGTCCGAACCCTCTCCGGGGGAGAAACCTTTGCCACATCTCTTTCAATGGCGATCGCCCTCTCAGAAAAACTCTCAATGGGGGCAGAATTAGGCAGTTTGTTCCTCGATGAAGGATTCGGAACCTTAGATTCAGAAACCCTAGAAAGTGTCACCCAAATCCTCGAATCCCTCCGCCAACAAAACCGCACCATCGGCGTGATTACTCATGTCAAATCGTTAGGAGAACGCCTCCCCACCCAAGTCAAAGTCTTCAAATCTCCCCAAGGGTCTCGCTTGGAAGTGGAGGTGTTGTAATTTCAATCCAGGACCAACCCGGAAACGACTGAAGTCGTTTCCGGATTCCGCACCACCCATTAAAGTTGGAGAAGAAGACTATATAATAGACTCCAGTTATCAACTAAAAATAACTTTTAATGCCTCCTGGAGTTCGTGAGAATCAGCCGATTGAAGTTGGCCAAGCTTTCTTAAAATTAGTCCCTTTTCAACCGTGGCTACGACTGGCTTAATCATAGAAGGTTTGAGCAAACCGGCGTTTTGCCATGATGTAATCATCACTTCACCTAATTGGGTTGAAGTCTTCAATTGGCTGGTGATAGCCATGATAATAATGTCAGGATATTGGGCGTTGTAAGAATTTGAACTAATGATGACTGCCGGACGCTTTTTCTTGTTGAATAAATCCGTAAAAGGAAATGGAACAAGAACAACCTCTCCAAAATTATAGGTCATCATAAACCTCATCTTCCGAATTATCCCAAACTGTAGCAAAAGCATTTTCCGATAAGGTCGTTGCTGCAAGAGTTAGGCGAGAGGCATCCCGGCGTTCCAACAAAAAATCAACAAAATCTTCCACCTCTATCATGCCTTCAGGAGAGAGTCGGCGGATTTTTTCAAGGAGAGACTGTTCAAAATTAGGGGAAGAATTTATTTGAGGCATAAGTCGTCAAGAATAATAGAAACTAGCCTTTTCCTAGATTAGCACAAACGAGCGGAATTGATCAGAAAAAGGCATCCTCCAATTCATAATCGTGAAATCCCCCTAACATCCACATTCCCCCCAGAAATAATCAGCCCAACCCGTCGATTATCGCCCAGAGAAACAATGCCTTCTAATAACGCGGCTGCTGCTAATGCACCCGTAGGTTCTACTACAATTTTCATCCGTTCCCACAAGAAAAACATCGTCCGCAAAATAGCCGATTCTGAGACAGTTACCAAGTCATCCACATAATGTAAAACCAAAGGAAACGTTAACTCCCCCAGAGAAGGAGTACGAGCACCATCAGCAATCGTATCCGGGTTATGAACGCGATGCAATTGTTTACTATGAAACGATCGCGCCGCATCATCGGCATTGGCAGGTTCAACCCCAATCACCCGACATCCAGGAGAGAGAGTTTTAGCAGCGATCGCACAACCGGAAAGCAATCCCCCCCCGCCACAACAGACCAAAATTGCGTCTAATTCTCCCACTTCTTCTATCAACTCTTTCGCCGTCGTTCCCTGTCCCGCAATCACTTCCGCGCAGTCGTAGGGGGGAATCACCGTCAAGGCGCGATCGCGAGACAGAGTTGCCGCCAACTCCTCTCGGGAAATCTCATGTTTGTTATATAAAATCACCTCCACCCCATATCCCCGCGTCGCCTGTTGCTTGACTTCCGGCGCATCTTCTGGCATAATAATTGTGGCCGAAATCCCCAATAATTGCGATGCTAATGCGATCGCCTGGGCATGATTTCCCGAAGAATAAGCCAGTACCCCTTGCTGCTTTTGCGCCGGAGATAACTGCACCAACGCATTGTATGCGCCCCGAAATTTAAAAGACCCCGTGCGTTGAAAGTTTTCACACTTAAAAAACACTTGATTTCCGGTCATTTCATCCACAGTTCGTGAAGTCATCACCGGGGTTTTATGGGCTACCCCGCCCAAGTGACTCGCCGCAGTTTCAATCAGGCTATAATTGACCGATAAATCACTCATAGTTTCTCCTCATTGGATTCAATTCCCACTTGTTGATATTGCTGATAAGCAATTACAAATTCCTGGGGAATTGCTTTGGGTCGCATCGTTACCGCATCCACCCAAACCCACAGCACTTCCGCAGTTACCACTAAATCCGATTCGCCTTTCTTGCGAATTTCATAATGGCGAGTGACCCGAGTCCCGCGCAACTTTTCTAACCAAGTGGTAATGGCTAAAATATCTCCGGCAACCGCTGGACGTAAATAATCAATCGTAACTCGCCGCATGATAAAATACCCGCCCAATTCTCGATAGCGGTTGATGGAAAAACCCAGATATTCTGAATGTTGAATTCCTACATCTTCTAAATAATGTTGGTAACTGGCATTATTGACATGACCCAAAGCATCCATTTCATAATGCCGCACCCGAATATCTGTGACAAATTTTTCCATGATTAAGCCAGTTTACCTGAGTGAATTTATCTTAATTTTAAACAAATTTGCTCCCTAATTCACGGCGATCGCATCAACTGGGCCAAAGTTGCCTCCATCACCGCTGAAGTTTGCCCAGATACCCCAAAAACCAGCGCCTCTCGATACACCCGTCCCGCCTGAGAATCCGCCAAATTGGACGCGCCACTCGAAACCGTAATCGCACCTTGCGCCGAACGATAGGCTAAATCAATCCCTTGCACGCGCAAAGGTAACGCCTGGGAATACCAAGTATCCAGTTGTTCCCGCGATTGTTGGAACATTAACTGCTGGATTTGTTGCCGACAGGTAATCAGTTCGCGATTCAAGGCATTATAAGCAGCAGAAATAAAGGGGAGTGGTTTTTTCTGGGCGATCGCCTCAATGATATCTAATCCGGCGCGGGCGCATCCTAAGATTAAAGCACTATTATTCAACACATTTTTGCGATCGCTTTCATGAATCCCAAGCGCTGGCTGTATAAACAACACCCGTTCCTCCGGCAAAAACCACTGTTCCAGAACGC is a genomic window containing:
- a CDS encoding metallophosphoesterase family protein, whose product is MRLIHTADWHLGRRLKGIDRTREIAGVLQQILAYAIEWEVDAVLIAGDIFDAPNPPAYAERVAYEFFCGLQSAGIPAVAIAGNHDSATRIDGLATLLSLAGIRALGKPRRGDDGGVITLETKSGPLCVGAMPFASERTMLNAHALWTQDEVVQRQSYREIVADLFADLTQGFRGDRVNVLMGHLAMDGARLAHSEVAYYTQDTYALGEQILPPEAQYIALGHIHIHQQIKASCPTYYSGSLIQIDFGEAEQEKGFCLITVEPGSPAEVEFIPVVCQKPLKVLWCQGDTLNDTLESYQYHPGFLKVMVRLDSPQLGLADRVRQICPQALQIQPLYPEATVNSGQRIRDSNSFDPVEEFGHYYRERLETTPDPVVVQEFQNLYHKLKEKNPV
- a CDS encoding SbcC/MukB-like Walker B domain-containing protein; translated protein: MRPLELSLEGFTSFRREQTLDFSELDLFAITGATGAGKSSLLDAMTYALYGTTSRTSQAGELVSQGATTLKVQLRFSVSLGEYRITRTWRYRPSTPVTQVLLERVQADGSWETLETKERESKKAITEILGMDFDTFTRVILLPQGQFDEFLKGNTGKRREILRQLAGFEIFERMRKETNDLARLLKQELATIERQIADLDVPDAIAIQGQRSQLASLETEIPVLNQGVLTAQTLLEAEERLFEQLERLTKFQRQFAELNQKQPEITALSERLARSQVADRLQGDWALVQEARTQDKSATNQAQKAATNLTQAETQFQAEQQKLAEVRAEAAALAPQIAAREEALAQAKAYEEQRQQLEREVAIATTQSQQKQQQQQAAQQELSQGEAQVKAATVQVSLTTDALQQHQPAGDRLERLTTIAPLLVEWTLGEKQRKQQAKALDQVSRDRATGDHTYQAALTHLQQAQQAIGQITQEIAAGETANAESTKSNHAAALRLSLEAGETCPVCGGIHPDSEAELPPLPAIAWVDLTALQTQAATATQALQTAQLNATKAESALENLTQKQREIQEQFATLTQQQQGLTQQIAAVLQQSESEELDAIALQQERQALERRDRAYREAAAAYQQALTRLETAQQARDFCDRTYQTALTDAQSATEELTRRQQNLQDVREKLAAMTEGLSYQVLAQTLAEQKQTLSNRISAAETAHQTAENRVIQARETAHQTQVAAESAQAKHQQYQTRWQQQLQAANLTEPTFLTALASPEEQAKWQQKITHHRETTIELSTRIADLQTEIGDRTTDARQLQQRQQVKQTAEKQLKTAQDKRVELSTWIQSAEQKQAQSEKLLTEQQTVSKNYDVYHILAQNLKTNEFQSYILEHLESELVARATLLLKELTESRYALQMQEGEYWVEDNWNGGELRRVRTLSGGETFATSLSMAIALSEKLSMGAELGSLFLDEGFGTLDSETLESVTQILESLRQQNRTIGVITHVKSLGERLPTQVKVFKSPQGSRLEVEVL
- a CDS encoding type II toxin-antitoxin system PemK/MazF family toxin, which gives rise to MMTYNFGEVVLVPFPFTDLFNKKKRPAVIISSNSYNAQYPDIIIMAITSQLKTSTQLGEVMITSWQNAGLLKPSMIKPVVATVEKGLILRKLGQLQSADSHELQEALKVIFS
- a CDS encoding toxin-antitoxin system, antitoxin component, Xre family protein translates to MPQINSSPNFEQSLLEKIRRLSPEGMIEVEDFVDFLLERRDASRLTLAATTLSENAFATVWDNSEDEVYDDL
- a CDS encoding threo-3-hydroxy-L-aspartate ammonia-lyase encodes the protein MSDLSVNYSLIETAASHLGGVAHKTPVMTSRTVDEMTGNQVFFKCENFQRTGSFKFRGAYNALVQLSPAQKQQGVLAYSSGNHAQAIALASQLLGISATIIMPEDAPEVKQQATRGYGVEVILYNKHEISREELAATLSRDRALTVIPPYDCAEVIAGQGTTAKELIEEVGELDAILVCCGGGGLLSGCAIAAKTLSPGCRVIGVEPANADDAARSFHSKQLHRVHNPDTIADGARTPSLGELTFPLVLHYVDDLVTVSESAILRTMFFLWERMKIVVEPTGALAAAALLEGIVSLGDNRRVGLIISGGNVDVRGISRL
- a CDS encoding acyl-CoA thioesterase yields the protein MEKFVTDIRVRHYEMDALGHVNNASYQHYLEDVGIQHSEYLGFSINRYRELGGYFIMRRVTIDYLRPAVAGDILAITTWLEKLRGTRVTRHYEIRKKGESDLVVTAEVLWVWVDAVTMRPKAIPQEFVIAYQQYQQVGIESNEEKL